The candidate division WOR-3 bacterium DNA segment ACATTTTGGAGATGTTTTATATCCTTTCAAACTGAATGGGTAATAAAAAAGAGCTTTTAATCGTGGAGTCGCCGACAAAGGCGCATACCATCAGCCGCCTGCTTAAGGGTAAACTCAAGGTGCTCTCCTCGCGCGGACATATCACCGACTTGCCCAAGTCAAGGCTGGGGGTTGATATTGAAAACGGATTCG contains these protein-coding regions:
- a CDS encoding toprim domain-containing protein encodes the protein MGNKKELLIVESPTKAHTISRLLKGKLKVLSSRGHITDLPKSRLGVDIENGF